In Alicyclobacillus macrosporangiidus CPP55, a single window of DNA contains:
- a CDS encoding AI-2E family transporter has translation MDASTKYLRTVLSVLATLACLWLIAQLRGFLHDLWTILKVVAIPFLAAMVVTYLLQPVVELLVRRRVPRGIAILIIYLMFAVLAVVVILQAIPVVSRQLTQLGQHLPDMIRQADGWIDGIASRRQYLPDALRRGVETALAQAEQNLTRYVTRAVSMLTSTVGAVFMAFVVPFLVFYMLKDGRALGRALLHLFPPQYRDEAREILMDIDTTLGRYVRGQMLVMAAVGVLTYAGYLVVGMPYALLLALFLAVMDLIPYLGPFIGAAPAILLALTVSPQLALKVLVVNAIVQQLEGNLIQPQIMGRTLDLHPMAIVAAVLIGGEVGGVLGLVCAVPLLAVAKVIYTGVRALFRRP, from the coding sequence GTGGATGCGTCCACGAAGTATCTGCGCACGGTGTTGTCCGTGCTGGCGACCCTCGCGTGCCTCTGGCTGATCGCCCAATTGCGCGGCTTCCTGCACGACCTGTGGACGATCCTGAAGGTCGTCGCCATTCCGTTTCTCGCCGCGATGGTGGTCACGTATCTGCTGCAGCCGGTAGTCGAACTGCTGGTCCGGCGCCGGGTGCCGCGCGGGATCGCCATCCTCATCATCTACCTGATGTTCGCTGTGCTGGCCGTCGTCGTCATCCTGCAGGCCATCCCGGTGGTCTCCCGCCAGCTGACGCAGCTCGGCCAACACTTGCCGGACATGATCCGGCAGGCGGACGGCTGGATCGACGGCATCGCCTCGCGCCGGCAGTACCTCCCCGACGCGCTGCGCCGCGGCGTCGAGACCGCGTTGGCGCAGGCTGAGCAGAATCTCACCCGCTACGTCACCCGCGCGGTGTCCATGTTGACATCCACGGTGGGTGCGGTGTTCATGGCGTTCGTCGTGCCGTTTCTCGTCTTCTACATGCTCAAAGACGGGCGCGCCCTGGGACGCGCGCTGTTGCACCTGTTTCCGCCACAGTACCGGGACGAGGCGCGCGAAATCCTGATGGACATCGACACCACCCTCGGTCGCTACGTGCGCGGGCAGATGTTGGTGATGGCGGCCGTGGGGGTGCTGACGTACGCCGGCTACCTGGTCGTCGGCATGCCGTACGCTCTGCTCTTGGCTCTCTTCCTTGCGGTGATGGACCTCATTCCGTACCTCGGCCCGTTCATCGGGGCGGCGCCGGCCATCCTCCTGGCGTTGACGGTCAGCCCGCAATTGGCGCTGAAGGTCCTGGTGGTCAACGCGATCGTGCAACAGTTGGAAGGCAACCTGATTCAGCCGCAGATCATGGGGCGCACCCTGGATCTGCACCCGATGGCCATCGTCGCTGCGGTGCTCATCGGTGGTGAGGTGGGCGGGGTGCTCGGCCTGGTGTGCGCGGTGCCCTTGTTGGCCGTGGCGAAGGTGATCTACACCGGGGTGCGCGCGCTGTTCCGCCGGCCATGA
- a CDS encoding fluoride efflux transporter FluC — translation MPYLAVAIGGFLGAIARYLVSEWVGTLHGFPVATLIINLSGSAFLSWFYTLTLERLPVHPHLRLGIGTGFVGAFTTFSTLTVDVWNLTVAQLYGWAGLYLLLTFAGGLLAAAGGYWVASRQAALRWVPTRHDGEEM, via the coding sequence ATGCCGTACCTCGCCGTGGCCATCGGAGGCTTTTTGGGTGCCATCGCACGCTACCTCGTCAGCGAGTGGGTGGGTACCCTGCATGGGTTCCCAGTCGCAACCCTGATCATCAACCTGTCCGGCAGCGCCTTTCTTTCGTGGTTCTACACACTGACGCTGGAGCGCCTGCCTGTCCACCCACACCTGCGCCTGGGCATTGGCACCGGCTTCGTCGGGGCGTTCACCACGTTCTCCACGCTGACCGTCGACGTGTGGAATTTGACGGTGGCGCAACTGTACGGATGGGCGGGCCTCTATCTGCTTCTGACATTCGCCGGGGGCCTGCTCGCGGCTGCGGGCGGATACTGGGTGGCGTCGCGGCAGGCCGCCCTGCGCTGGGTGCCGACGAGACACGACGGCGAGGAGATGTGA
- the crcB gene encoding fluoride efflux transporter CrcB produces MLGILWVGIGGVAGALLRYQLSKWIGQRWLVSFPFATLLINVSGSFLLGVITRQASVWFPTHEQAVVLLLGTGMCGAYTTFSTFSYEFTMLMREGRTQDALVYLAASGVLGLAAAFAGLHL; encoded by the coding sequence ATGCTGGGCATCCTGTGGGTGGGCATCGGGGGCGTGGCGGGCGCCCTTCTGAGGTATCAGCTGTCGAAGTGGATCGGACAGCGCTGGTTGGTGTCGTTTCCCTTCGCGACGCTGCTCATCAATGTCAGCGGATCGTTCTTGCTCGGCGTCATCACGCGCCAAGCGTCGGTCTGGTTTCCGACTCACGAGCAGGCCGTCGTACTCCTGCTCGGCACAGGAATGTGCGGGGCCTATACGACGTTCTCCACGTTTTCCTACGAATTCACCATGTTGATGCGCGAGGGCCGGACCCAAGACGCCCTGGTGTACCTCGCTGCCTCCGGCGTGCTCGGCCTCGCTGCCGCGTTCGCCGGGCTGCACCTGTAA
- a CDS encoding cysteine desulfurase family protein, which yields MVYLDNAATTPLLPEVREAMTPYLDERFGNPSSIHRFGREVRAGIEEARRQVAEGIGARPDEVVFTSGGTESVHLALMGAWLAAGARRHVVTSQAEHHAVLHTCELIEQLGAKVTFVAPGPDGSVGVDAVLEALQEDTGVVSLMRVNNETGAVTEVDAIARAVKRVHPEIVVHSDMVQALGAVPIALADSAVDLASFSAHKLHGPKGIGALYVRRGTRWQPVLRGGAQERGRRAGTEHAAGIVGFGAAVARVTGAGDHGERVQRAREAFLEALEGLPGVEYNSPPSGVPGIVNLAFTGVRADVLLMRLDLEGVAASAGAACTAGSPEPSHVLLACGHPEARVRSSVRFSFSELTDPEEAAWAGRTVRRVVDALRR from the coding sequence ATGGTGTATCTGGACAATGCGGCCACGACCCCCCTGCTGCCTGAGGTGCGCGAGGCGATGACGCCGTACCTGGACGAGCGGTTCGGCAATCCGTCGAGTATCCACCGGTTCGGCCGCGAGGTCCGCGCCGGCATCGAGGAGGCGCGGCGGCAGGTGGCCGAGGGCATCGGCGCGCGCCCGGACGAGGTGGTGTTCACCAGCGGAGGGACGGAGTCGGTGCACCTGGCGCTCATGGGCGCATGGCTGGCCGCGGGGGCGCGCCGCCACGTCGTGACCAGCCAGGCGGAACATCACGCGGTTCTCCACACCTGTGAATTGATCGAACAGTTGGGCGCGAAGGTGACCTTCGTGGCCCCGGGCCCGGATGGCTCGGTGGGCGTGGACGCGGTGCTCGAAGCCCTCCAGGAAGACACGGGCGTCGTGAGCCTGATGCGGGTGAACAACGAGACCGGTGCGGTCACGGAGGTTGACGCCATCGCCCGCGCGGTGAAACGGGTCCATCCGGAGATCGTGGTGCACTCCGACATGGTTCAAGCCCTCGGGGCTGTACCGATCGCCTTGGCGGATTCGGCCGTCGATCTCGCCAGTTTCTCCGCCCACAAGTTGCACGGTCCAAAGGGGATCGGTGCGCTGTATGTCCGCAGGGGGACCCGTTGGCAGCCCGTCTTGCGGGGCGGGGCACAGGAGCGAGGACGGCGCGCCGGGACGGAGCATGCGGCGGGCATCGTCGGCTTCGGTGCAGCCGTGGCCCGGGTGACGGGGGCCGGAGACCACGGCGAGCGCGTCCAGCGGGCGCGGGAAGCCTTTCTCGAAGCGCTCGAGGGGCTTCCGGGGGTCGAATACAACAGCCCGCCGTCGGGAGTCCCGGGGATTGTCAACCTGGCGTTTACCGGTGTCCGCGCGGACGTGTTGTTGATGCGCCTGGACCTCGAAGGTGTCGCGGCGTCGGCGGGCGCGGCTTGTACAGCGGGCAGCCCGGAGCCGAGCCACGTCCTCTTGGCGTGCGGGCATCCGGAGGCGCGGGTTCGTTCATCCGTGCGATTCAGCTTCTCCGAATTGACCGACCCGGAAGAGGCAGCATGGGCGGGCCGGACGGTACGGCGGGTGGTGGATGCGCTTCGGCGGTGA
- the cymR gene encoding cysteine metabolism transcriptional regulator CymR, producing the protein MKISTKGRYGLMLLVDLAMHESGSPVSLKSIAERQGLSEHYLEQLIAPLRNAGFVRSIRGAYGGYVLAKPKTEITAADIILTLEGPLHLVDEDVEDGLDELWERLRQAILSVLKSVTLQDLAEMKESGADSYMYYI; encoded by the coding sequence GTGAAGATCTCGACAAAAGGGCGATACGGTCTGATGCTGTTGGTGGACCTGGCGATGCACGAGTCGGGTTCACCGGTCTCGTTGAAATCCATCGCGGAACGGCAGGGATTGTCGGAGCACTACTTGGAGCAACTGATTGCGCCGCTGCGCAACGCGGGCTTTGTCCGCAGCATCCGCGGGGCGTATGGCGGCTACGTCCTGGCGAAACCGAAGACCGAGATCACCGCGGCCGACATCATCCTGACCTTGGAGGGACCGCTGCACCTGGTGGACGAGGATGTGGAGGACGGCCTGGACGAGCTCTGGGAGCGCCTGCGCCAGGCCATCCTGTCGGTGCTCAAGTCGGTCACTCTGCAGGATCTGGCGGAGATGAAGGAGAGCGGGGCCGATTCGTACATGTACTACATTTGA
- a CDS encoding replication-associated recombination protein A, with protein sequence MDLFEAQAEREQELEAPLAHRMRPRTLDEVVGQAHVVGPGSSLRRAIETDRLRSVIFYGPPGTGKTTLAHVIARATKARFASLNAVSSGVADIRHVIEQAKEERRLYGRRTVLFIDEIHRFNKAQQDALLPFVERGLVTLIGATTENPYVQVNAALVSRSQVYRLDPLDAADIRRLLERALADGERGLGAYAATVTDAALDVIVRFAAGDARRALNALELAVTTAPVGADGRVEVDEEHARAAIQQRQVVYDTGGDEHYDTISAFIKSVRGSDADAAILWLAKMLTAGEDPMFIARRLVILAAEDIGLADPQALPLAVAAMHAVQAIGMPEGRIPLAEATAYLARAPKSNAAYRAINEAMHDVAQGLPLTVPPHLRGTGYRGAEQLGSGIGYLYPHDYPGHWVEQDYWPVGVAPRKYLQEDSQHQEAQGEATP encoded by the coding sequence ATGGACCTGTTCGAGGCGCAGGCTGAACGCGAGCAGGAGCTGGAGGCGCCTCTGGCGCACCGCATGCGCCCGCGCACCCTCGACGAGGTGGTCGGACAGGCGCACGTGGTCGGGCCAGGGTCGTCCTTGCGGCGGGCCATCGAGACGGATCGCCTGCGGTCCGTGATCTTTTACGGGCCGCCCGGTACCGGCAAGACCACGTTGGCCCACGTGATCGCCCGCGCCACGAAGGCCCGGTTTGCCTCCCTGAACGCGGTTTCCTCCGGCGTGGCGGACATCCGGCACGTCATCGAGCAGGCCAAGGAGGAGCGGCGGTTGTACGGGCGGCGGACGGTCCTGTTCATCGACGAGATCCACCGCTTCAACAAGGCCCAGCAGGACGCGCTGTTGCCCTTCGTGGAGCGTGGGTTGGTGACGCTCATCGGCGCGACGACGGAGAATCCGTACGTTCAGGTGAACGCGGCCCTGGTCTCCCGCTCCCAGGTGTATCGGCTCGATCCCCTGGACGCGGCGGACATCCGACGGTTGCTGGAGCGGGCCTTGGCGGACGGGGAGCGGGGGCTCGGGGCGTACGCCGCGACCGTGACAGATGCGGCGTTGGACGTCATCGTCCGCTTTGCGGCGGGAGACGCCCGGCGCGCATTGAACGCCCTCGAGTTGGCGGTCACGACCGCGCCGGTGGGGGCGGACGGGCGCGTCGAGGTAGACGAGGAGCACGCCCGCGCGGCCATTCAGCAGCGCCAGGTGGTGTACGACACGGGCGGGGACGAGCACTACGACACCATCTCGGCGTTCATCAAGTCGGTGCGCGGATCGGACGCCGACGCCGCCATCCTGTGGCTGGCGAAGATGCTGACGGCGGGCGAGGACCCGATGTTCATCGCCAGGCGCCTGGTCATCTTGGCTGCCGAGGACATCGGGCTGGCGGACCCGCAGGCGTTGCCGCTGGCGGTGGCGGCGATGCACGCGGTACAAGCCATCGGCATGCCGGAAGGGCGGATACCGTTGGCGGAGGCGACGGCGTATCTGGCACGGGCGCCCAAGTCCAACGCCGCTTACCGAGCCATCAACGAGGCGATGCACGACGTGGCGCAGGGACTGCCGCTGACCGTCCCACCCCACCTGCGGGGCACAGGGTACCGGGGCGCCGAGCAGCTGGGTAGCGGGATCGGCTACCTGTATCCGCATGATTACCCGGGCCACTGGGTGGAACAGGACTATTGGCCTGTGGGGGTGGCCCCTCGCAAATACCTCCAGGAGGATTCGCAACATCAGGAAGCACAAGGGGAGGCGACGCCGTGA
- a CDS encoding threonine aldolase family protein: protein MLSILVGNGALKLPDWIDLRSDTVTKPTDEMRRAMAEAEVGDDVYGEDPTVRRLEELAAEMLGKEAGLLVTSGTQGNQVAIATHAGRGEEVIAEANSHIFLYEAAAVAAIAGAQIRQIPGVRGALPPEAVAQAIREPNVHHPRTALIEVENTHNRAGGTVIPLDNLRALRAIADRHGVPIHMDGARLFNAAVASGVPARRFAELADTVQVCLSKGLCAPVGSVLAGPRAFIEAARQWRKRLGGGMRQAGVIAAPGILALTKMVDRLAEDHANARVLAEGLAEVPGIRVDLDTVQTNIVLADIGGTGLAADAFLAALRKEGVLASAFGEALLRFVTHRDVDRAGVLRALDAAARVAKGGVLA, encoded by the coding sequence ATGTTGAGTATATTAGTAGGAAATGGGGCGCTGAAATTGCCGGATTGGATAGACCTGCGCAGCGACACGGTCACGAAGCCGACCGACGAGATGCGACGGGCGATGGCCGAGGCGGAAGTGGGAGACGATGTGTACGGCGAGGACCCCACGGTGCGCCGGCTGGAAGAGCTGGCGGCGGAGATGCTCGGCAAGGAGGCAGGGTTGTTGGTCACCTCCGGGACCCAGGGCAACCAGGTGGCCATCGCGACCCATGCTGGCCGGGGGGAGGAGGTCATCGCCGAGGCGAATTCACACATCTTCCTCTACGAGGCGGCGGCGGTTGCGGCCATCGCGGGGGCGCAGATCCGCCAGATCCCCGGGGTGCGTGGAGCGCTTCCACCGGAGGCGGTGGCACAGGCCATCCGCGAGCCGAACGTCCACCACCCCAGGACGGCCCTGATTGAGGTCGAGAACACCCACAACCGCGCTGGGGGGACCGTCATCCCGTTGGACAACCTCCGTGCGCTCCGGGCGATCGCAGACCGGCACGGGGTGCCGATCCACATGGACGGTGCGCGGTTGTTCAACGCGGCCGTGGCGTCGGGCGTGCCGGCGCGCCGCTTCGCCGAGCTGGCGGACACGGTCCAGGTGTGCCTGTCGAAGGGCCTGTGTGCGCCGGTGGGGTCAGTGCTGGCCGGCCCGCGGGCGTTCATCGAGGCGGCACGGCAGTGGCGCAAGCGGCTCGGCGGCGGGATGCGGCAGGCCGGCGTGATCGCGGCGCCGGGCATCCTTGCGCTGACGAAGATGGTGGACCGGCTGGCCGAGGATCACGCGAACGCTCGGGTGTTGGCGGAAGGGTTGGCCGAGGTTCCGGGAATTCGTGTGGATCTGGACACGGTGCAGACCAACATCGTGCTGGCGGACATCGGCGGGACGGGCCTGGCGGCAGACGCATTTCTGGCAGCGCTCCGAAAGGAGGGCGTCCTCGCGTCCGCCTTCGGCGAGGCGCTGCTCCGTTTCGTGACGCATCGGGACGTGGATCGCGCCGGCGTCCTGCGCGCCCTGGATGCGGCCGCCCGGGTCGCGAAGGGGGGCGTTCTGGCCTGA
- the aspS gene encoding aspartate--tRNA ligase: MVRQPELYRTHRALEALDVPPGTEVVLSGWVQRRRDLGSIIFIDLRDRSGIIQLVFDPARGTPPEVMAEAERLRSEYVINVAGPVERRAEHTVNPRLETGTIEVLVRRLETLNAAKHPPFYIEDDIDVDEAVRLRHRYLDLRRPQMQRMLMLRHQVTRALREFLDARGFVEVETPILTRSTPEGARDYLVPSRLQPGEFYALPQSPQLFKQLLMVAGLERYYQLARCFRDEDLRADRQPEFTQLDIEQSFLSLAEFQSMMEQMMQHVFRTVLGVEIPVPFQRLPYQEAMERYGSDKPDLRFEMPLSDLADIVRDAPFRVFQEAIAQGGVVKALVAPGCAGWSRKQTDELVQFVGTFGMKGLAPIAVADGAFRSPIAKFFSPEQLTAIAERAGAGDGDLILIGAGPRATVLQAMGALRSKLGHDLGLIDPDAFRFLWVTDFPLLSYDEEEGRWVAEHHPFTMPRWEDIDKLESDPGAVRAQAYDMVLNGFELGGGSMRIYRRELQERMFQALGFTPEEAYRQFGFLLEAFEYGTPPHGGIAFGIDRLVMIMGKGKSLRDCIAFPKTSSGTDLMTMAPSEVSPQQLEVLHLAVKGPAAKPQGKAAVAPRV; this comes from the coding sequence ATGGTTCGACAACCTGAACTGTACCGCACCCATCGCGCCCTGGAGGCGCTCGACGTGCCCCCGGGCACGGAGGTGGTCCTCTCTGGCTGGGTGCAGCGCCGGCGGGACCTCGGCAGCATCATTTTCATCGACCTGCGGGATCGAAGCGGGATCATCCAATTGGTCTTCGATCCCGCGCGGGGCACGCCGCCGGAGGTCATGGCGGAGGCGGAGCGGCTGCGCAGCGAGTACGTCATCAACGTGGCCGGCCCTGTGGAGCGGCGGGCGGAGCACACCGTCAACCCGCGCCTGGAGACGGGCACCATCGAGGTGCTGGTGCGCCGCCTGGAGACGCTCAACGCGGCCAAGCATCCGCCGTTTTACATCGAGGACGACATCGACGTGGACGAGGCGGTGCGCCTGCGCCACCGCTACCTGGACCTGCGCCGGCCGCAGATGCAGCGGATGCTGATGCTGCGCCATCAGGTGACGCGCGCGCTGCGGGAGTTCCTCGACGCGCGCGGCTTTGTGGAAGTGGAGACCCCCATCCTGACGCGCAGCACGCCGGAGGGGGCGCGCGACTACCTGGTTCCGAGCCGCCTGCAGCCGGGCGAGTTCTACGCCCTGCCGCAGTCGCCACAGCTGTTCAAACAGCTCTTGATGGTCGCCGGCCTCGAGCGCTATTACCAGTTGGCCCGCTGCTTCCGGGACGAGGATCTGCGCGCCGACCGGCAGCCGGAGTTCACGCAGCTGGACATTGAGCAGTCGTTTCTGTCCCTGGCGGAGTTCCAGTCGATGATGGAGCAGATGATGCAGCACGTCTTTCGGACGGTGCTCGGCGTCGAGATCCCGGTACCGTTCCAGCGCCTGCCCTACCAGGAGGCGATGGAGCGCTACGGCTCGGATAAACCGGATCTGCGCTTCGAGATGCCCCTGTCCGACCTGGCGGACATCGTCCGGGACGCGCCTTTTCGGGTGTTCCAAGAGGCCATCGCCCAGGGTGGGGTGGTCAAGGCCCTGGTGGCGCCGGGGTGCGCCGGGTGGTCCCGCAAGCAGACCGACGAGCTGGTGCAGTTTGTGGGCACGTTTGGGATGAAGGGGCTCGCGCCCATCGCCGTCGCGGACGGGGCGTTCCGCTCCCCCATCGCCAAGTTCTTCTCGCCGGAGCAGCTCACGGCCATCGCCGAGCGAGCGGGTGCGGGAGACGGCGACCTGATCCTGATCGGCGCGGGGCCCCGGGCGACGGTGTTGCAGGCCATGGGTGCTCTTCGGTCGAAACTGGGCCATGATCTCGGCCTCATCGATCCGGACGCCTTCCGCTTCCTCTGGGTGACCGATTTCCCGCTGCTGTCTTACGACGAGGAGGAGGGCCGCTGGGTGGCGGAACACCACCCGTTCACCATGCCCCGGTGGGAGGATATTGACAAACTGGAGTCCGATCCGGGGGCGGTGCGTGCGCAGGCGTACGACATGGTGCTCAACGGCTTCGAGCTGGGGGGTGGCAGCATGCGCATCTACCGGCGCGAGCTGCAGGAGCGCATGTTCCAAGCCCTCGGGTTCACGCCGGAGGAGGCGTACCGGCAGTTCGGCTTCTTGCTCGAGGCGTTCGAGTACGGCACGCCGCCGCACGGCGGGATCGCCTTCGGGATCGACCGTTTGGTGATGATCATGGGCAAAGGCAAATCGCTGCGCGACTGCATCGCCTTTCCGAAGACTTCGAGCGGCACCGACCTGATGACGATGGCGCCGTCGGAAGTCAGCCCGCAGCAGTTGGAGGTCCTGCATCTGGCGGTCAAGGGCCCGGCGGCCAAGCCGCAGGGGAAGGCAGCGGTGGCTCCCAGGGTTTGA
- the hisS gene encoding histidine--tRNA ligase translates to MLTQRPRGTADILPGEIEQWQAMEQIIRDTCALYHFEEVRTPVFEHTELFARGVGETTDIVSKEMYTFTDRGGRSVTLRPEGTAGVVRAFVENKLYGLPHTVKLYYIGPMFRYEKPQRGRWRQFHQYGVEVLGAEHPAADAEVIAVNLDLLRRFGLRDLTVELNSVGCPVCRPRHREQMLERLRPVADRLCGDCQQRLERNPLRIFDCKNDRCQQVLAEVGAPTILESLCDDCRRHFEQVRAFLDAMDVPYVINDRLVRGLDYYTRTAWEVTVPGFSSVGGGGRYNGLVAEVGGPETPGVGFAGSIERALMVLREQGGALPGASGVDVWVAVADESAEVPAMRLLQQLRSEGIRADRDYLGKGLKAQLKSADRMQAAYCAILGADEVARGTVTVKDLRTGAQTEVPAEEVVHHVRKGGIEDGSTT, encoded by the coding sequence ATGTTGACACAACGGCCGCGGGGGACGGCCGACATCCTGCCCGGCGAGATCGAACAGTGGCAGGCGATGGAACAGATCATCCGCGACACGTGCGCGCTGTACCACTTCGAGGAGGTGCGCACGCCGGTGTTCGAGCACACCGAACTGTTCGCGCGCGGCGTCGGCGAGACCACGGACATCGTCTCGAAGGAGATGTATACGTTTACCGATCGCGGCGGCCGCAGCGTCACCCTCCGCCCCGAGGGCACCGCAGGGGTGGTCCGGGCGTTCGTGGAGAACAAACTGTACGGCCTGCCGCACACCGTCAAGCTCTACTACATCGGGCCCATGTTCCGCTATGAAAAACCGCAGCGGGGCCGCTGGCGGCAGTTCCACCAGTACGGTGTCGAGGTGTTGGGCGCCGAGCACCCGGCTGCGGATGCCGAAGTGATCGCCGTCAATCTGGACCTGTTGCGGCGCTTCGGCCTGCGGGACCTGACGGTGGAGCTCAATTCCGTCGGCTGTCCGGTGTGCCGGCCGCGCCACCGCGAGCAGATGCTGGAGCGGTTGCGGCCGGTGGCCGACCGGTTATGCGGAGACTGCCAGCAGCGGTTGGAGCGCAATCCGCTGCGCATCTTCGATTGCAAGAACGACCGTTGCCAGCAGGTGTTGGCCGAGGTGGGCGCGCCCACCATCCTGGAGAGCCTGTGTGACGACTGCCGCCGCCACTTCGAGCAGGTGCGCGCGTTTCTGGACGCGATGGACGTGCCCTATGTCATCAATGACCGGTTGGTGCGCGGGCTCGACTATTACACCCGCACCGCCTGGGAGGTGACCGTGCCCGGGTTCAGCTCTGTGGGCGGGGGCGGCCGGTACAACGGCCTGGTGGCCGAGGTGGGCGGGCCCGAGACGCCCGGGGTTGGGTTCGCCGGGAGCATCGAGCGCGCCCTGATGGTCCTGCGCGAGCAGGGGGGCGCGTTGCCAGGGGCGTCAGGGGTCGACGTATGGGTGGCGGTCGCCGACGAGTCGGCTGAGGTGCCCGCCATGCGCCTGCTGCAGCAACTGCGGTCCGAGGGGATTCGCGCCGATCGGGACTACCTCGGCAAGGGATTGAAAGCCCAATTGAAATCGGCCGACCGGATGCAGGCCGCCTACTGCGCCATCCTCGGTGCGGACGAGGTGGCGCGCGGGACGGTGACCGTCAAGGACCTGCGCACCGGCGCCCAGACGGAGGTCCCGGCGGAAGAAGTCGTCCATCACGTGAGAAAGGGAGGCATCGAGGATGGTTCGACAACCTGA
- the selA gene encoding L-seryl-tRNA(Sec) selenium transferase, whose amino-acid sequence MAQDRRSALRGLPAVHRLLGDPAVREALAPIPGGLWVPALQDALAELRAMWAAGSPDPAVWAKETTAEAIAARARGLADRKLAAHLRPVLNLTGTVLHTNLGRAPLSKRAIQAICAVAEGYSNLEFDLASGERGSRHAHVERRLQALCGAEAALVVNNNAAAVLLVLSALAAGGEAVVSRGQLVEIGGSFRIPDVMAQAGVRLVEVGATNKTHLADFERAITPQTRLLVRVHTSNYRIVGFTEQPSLRELAALAHRNGLALYEDLGSGALFDFAARGIGDEPTVAASLRAGVDVVTFSGDKLLGSAQAGIIAGAAKWIEPMRKHPLMRALRPDKLTLAALDATLAAYSDDAWAAEEIPVVRMLTESYESVATRCRALAERLRSTMEAAQVRLEEADVASRVGGGALPQVELPSRALRLRAAHVSAQQLFDDLRTVPAVPVVGRLAQDAVLLDVRTLLPGQEDTLVHSVEAVAAHLRARV is encoded by the coding sequence ATGGCGCAGGACAGGCGTTCCGCACTGCGGGGACTGCCCGCCGTACACCGGCTGCTCGGCGATCCGGCCGTCCGGGAGGCACTGGCACCCATCCCCGGCGGGCTGTGGGTCCCCGCCTTGCAGGACGCCCTCGCGGAGCTTCGGGCGATGTGGGCGGCGGGATCGCCCGATCCCGCGGTGTGGGCAAAGGAGACGACGGCGGAGGCGATCGCCGCCCGCGCCCGGGGCCTGGCGGACCGCAAGCTGGCCGCCCATCTGCGCCCTGTGCTCAACCTGACGGGGACGGTGCTGCACACGAATCTGGGCCGCGCGCCGTTGTCCAAGCGGGCCATCCAGGCCATCTGCGCGGTGGCGGAGGGGTACAGCAATCTGGAGTTCGACCTCGCGAGCGGCGAGCGGGGCTCTCGCCACGCGCACGTGGAACGGCGGTTGCAGGCGCTGTGCGGCGCCGAGGCGGCGCTGGTGGTCAACAACAACGCCGCGGCGGTGCTGCTGGTCCTCTCCGCACTGGCCGCCGGGGGCGAGGCGGTGGTGTCGAGGGGGCAGCTGGTGGAGATCGGCGGATCGTTTCGGATCCCGGACGTCATGGCCCAGGCGGGCGTCCGTTTGGTGGAGGTTGGAGCGACCAACAAGACGCACCTGGCGGATTTCGAGCGGGCCATCACGCCACAGACCCGCCTGTTGGTTCGGGTGCACACGAGCAATTACCGGATTGTCGGATTCACGGAGCAGCCGTCGCTTCGCGAGCTGGCGGCCCTCGCCCACCGGAACGGGTTGGCTCTGTACGAAGACCTGGGCAGCGGGGCCTTGTTCGACTTCGCGGCACGTGGCATCGGCGATGAGCCGACGGTCGCCGCGAGCCTGCGGGCCGGCGTGGACGTGGTGACGTTCAGCGGGGACAAACTGCTCGGGTCCGCCCAGGCGGGCATCATCGCGGGGGCGGCCAAGTGGATTGAACCGATGCGCAAGCACCCCTTGATGCGGGCGCTTCGCCCGGACAAGCTGACCCTGGCGGCCCTCGACGCGACGCTCGCGGCGTATTCGGACGACGCCTGGGCCGCCGAGGAGATCCCGGTCGTCCGCATGCTCACCGAATCGTACGAATCCGTCGCTACCCGCTGCCGGGCGTTGGCGGAGCGGTTGCGCTCCACCATGGAGGCGGCCCAGGTGCGCCTGGAGGAGGCCGACGTCGCGTCGCGGGTCGGGGGCGGGGCGCTGCCGCAGGTGGAGCTGCCCTCCCGGGCGTTGCGCCTGAGGGCCGCTCACGTGAGCGCACAGCAGTTGTTCGACGACCTGCGCACGGTGCCGGCAGTGCCCGTCGTCGGGCGGCTCGCCCAAGACGCGGTCCTGCTCGATGTGCGCACCCTCTTGCCGGGGCAGGAGGACACCTTGGTTCACAGCGTCGAGGCTGTCGCGGCGCACCTGCGCGCGCGGGTTTGA